One Nitrospina watsonii DNA segment encodes these proteins:
- a CDS encoding very short patch repair endonuclease produces the protein MIDTFSAQKRSWIMARVKGRDTKPELLVRSLAHRLGFRFRLYRQDLPGRPDLTFPRHEKIILVNGCFWHGHKCPRGKRKPQQNNSYWKEKIEKNRKRDRQNIGKLVKLGWKVLVVWECECKEQDKLAIKIQTFIAGENEKK, from the coding sequence ATGATTGACACCTTCTCCGCACAAAAGAGAAGTTGGATCATGGCTCGGGTTAAGGGTAGAGATACAAAACCTGAGTTGTTGGTTAGGTCTCTAGCCCATCGTTTGGGGTTTAGATTCCGATTATACCGTCAAGACCTTCCAGGGAGACCCGATCTAACCTTTCCAAGGCACGAAAAAATAATCTTAGTAAATGGTTGCTTCTGGCACGGTCATAAGTGCCCCAGGGGAAAAAGAAAACCCCAGCAAAACAATTCTTATTGGAAAGAAAAAATAGAAAAAAATAGAAAACGGGATAGGCAGAATATAGGAAAACTTGTAAAATTGGGTTGGAAAGTTTTGGTCGTCTGGGAGTGTGAATGCAAGGAGCAAGATAAATTAGCAATAAAAATACAAACCTTCATTGCCGGGGAAAATGAAAAAAAATAA
- a CDS encoding DNA cytosine methyltransferase: protein MKKNKFHYYEFFAGGGMARLGLGKEWQSIFANDICKKKTQAYKINFPPGEEYICKDIRLLDSNELPGNPVMAWASFPCQDLSLAGTRMGLNGERSSTFWPFWKLMQKLDTENRSPEIIVLENVVGAITSHKGLDFQIIVRSLIEEGYMVGPLVVNSICFLPQSRPRLFIVAIKNNFPVGSGHISSTPIEAWHSKNLITAYNRLSLELKDKWVWWNLPEPAPMNKELHEFLEMDSEDIEWFPKEKTDHLINLMSAFNLKKIKEAQKSGLLKVGTIYRRTRVEKGIRFQRAEVRVDQISGCIRTPAGGSSRQILIFVEGKKIKARLFTPREVANLMGIPSRYNLPENYNQAYHLMGDGLVVPVVSWLDKKLLSPLAKLVVNNISKAA from the coding sequence ATGAAAAAAAATAAATTCCATTACTACGAATTTTTTGCTGGCGGAGGAATGGCCCGGTTGGGTTTGGGGAAAGAATGGCAAAGTATTTTTGCGAATGATATTTGCAAAAAGAAAACCCAAGCCTACAAAATAAATTTCCCTCCTGGTGAAGAATATATTTGTAAAGATATAAGGTTATTGGATAGCAATGAACTTCCAGGTAACCCAGTAATGGCTTGGGCTTCCTTCCCTTGTCAGGATTTGTCGTTGGCTGGTACTCGGATGGGCTTGAATGGCGAACGTAGTAGCACCTTTTGGCCATTTTGGAAATTAATGCAGAAATTAGACACTGAGAATAGATCTCCAGAAATTATTGTTTTAGAAAATGTCGTTGGAGCAATCACCTCCCATAAGGGTTTGGATTTTCAGATAATAGTTAGAAGTTTGATCGAAGAAGGGTATATGGTAGGCCCCCTTGTGGTGAACTCCATTTGTTTTTTGCCTCAATCAAGACCACGACTATTCATAGTAGCCATAAAAAATAACTTTCCGGTGGGTTCCGGTCATATAAGCTCAACTCCAATTGAAGCCTGGCATTCCAAAAATTTAATCACTGCGTACAATCGACTTTCTTTAGAGCTAAAAGATAAATGGGTATGGTGGAATCTACCGGAGCCGGCTCCTATGAATAAGGAGTTACATGAGTTTCTTGAAATGGATTCAGAGGATATTGAATGGTTCCCCAAAGAAAAAACTGACCATCTGATTAACTTAATGTCGGCTTTTAACTTAAAAAAAATAAAAGAGGCTCAAAAAAGCGGATTGTTAAAGGTTGGTACAATTTATAGAAGAACAAGAGTTGAAAAGGGTATCAGATTTCAGCGTGCAGAAGTTCGCGTTGACCAGATAAGTGGTTGTATAAGAACCCCGGCTGGAGGATCGAGCAGGCAAATTTTGATTTTTGTTGAGGGTAAGAAAATTAAAGCCCGTCTGTTTACTCCTAGAGAAGTTGCTAATTTGATGGGGATTCCATCCCGATATAACCTTCCGGAAAATTATAACCAAGCGTACCATTTGATGGGAGATGGTTTAGTGGTGCCAGTGGTTTCTTGGCTAGACAAAAAACTATTGAGCCCTTTAGCAAAGTTGGTTGTAAATAATATTTCAAAGGCTGCTTAA
- a CDS encoding (Fe-S)-binding protein: MDPTTPGGVPPTWHPWVLGLATLVSGIVFIYALWPKWQVLRRAQPDSRLDRPAARILHTLKVAFAQSKMFKDRNAGWMHAFIFWGFLVLLLRAAEFFLIGFFPKLEAPAWLDAPRHLYYAVKDGFVVLVTAACLYALHRRLVVKPKRLNLSGEGILILVLILVIMLSDMVYEGARQVLLPDTASAWSWLGYLVAQSGLSGMSRPALETMQAVGYWSHVLAILFFLDLLPRSKHFHVITSIPNVFFSPVTPGNQLHRMDFEDEDQESFGVNVIEEFSWKKLLDLHTCTECGRCDVFCPALNSQKPLSPKQFTIDLRDHLNARTPQLLKAEPEPGPAVMGSVILDETVWSCTTCGACEEECPVMIEYVNKMIDLRRGMVLMESRFPKELNDAFKSLETHSNPWGFPGTSRADWAASLDVPQWDKNNPTEYLYFPGCNGAFDNRGKTVAASVVKTLKAAGVSFSILGNREGCTGDPARRLGNEYLFDMLATHNAETFKEEGVVKVVTHCPHCFNSFKNEYPEYGVHLEVIHHSQLFADLLKNGRLKLQPTDDKVVYHDSCYMGRHNKEYEAPRQLLAAAVLSGSLKEVETSRERGTCCGAGGGRFLLEENTGTRMSHNRVDELMQTEPETIAVSCPFCVLMIEDALKAKNLNEKVRVRDISEMIVEKQ; this comes from the coding sequence TGGCACCCGTGGGTGCTGGGCTTGGCGACTCTGGTTTCCGGAATCGTCTTTATTTATGCTTTATGGCCGAAGTGGCAGGTGCTCCGCCGGGCCCAGCCGGACTCACGTCTGGATCGCCCCGCCGCCCGCATCCTGCACACGCTCAAGGTTGCGTTCGCGCAGTCGAAGATGTTCAAGGACCGCAATGCGGGCTGGATGCATGCGTTCATCTTTTGGGGATTTCTTGTCCTGCTGCTGCGCGCCGCCGAGTTTTTTCTCATCGGTTTTTTCCCGAAGCTGGAAGCCCCCGCCTGGCTGGACGCGCCGCGACATCTGTATTATGCGGTGAAGGATGGCTTCGTCGTGCTGGTGACGGCGGCCTGCCTGTATGCGCTCCACCGGCGGCTGGTGGTGAAACCGAAACGGCTCAACCTGTCTGGCGAGGGCATCCTCATCCTCGTGCTCATCCTTGTCATCATGCTGTCGGACATGGTCTATGAAGGCGCACGGCAGGTGCTGCTGCCGGACACGGCTTCGGCGTGGTCGTGGCTGGGATATCTGGTTGCCCAATCGGGCTTGAGTGGAATGAGCCGTCCCGCGCTGGAAACCATGCAGGCGGTGGGCTACTGGTCGCACGTGCTGGCCATTCTGTTTTTTCTCGATCTGCTTCCGCGGTCGAAGCATTTCCATGTCATCACCTCCATCCCCAACGTCTTCTTTTCGCCGGTCACGCCGGGCAACCAGCTGCACCGCATGGATTTTGAAGACGAGGATCAGGAGTCGTTCGGCGTCAACGTCATCGAGGAGTTCTCGTGGAAAAAGTTGCTGGATTTGCACACCTGCACGGAGTGCGGCCGCTGCGATGTGTTCTGCCCGGCGCTCAACAGCCAGAAACCGTTGTCGCCGAAACAGTTCACCATCGACCTGCGCGATCATTTGAATGCGCGCACGCCGCAGCTTTTGAAGGCCGAGCCGGAGCCGGGACCGGCGGTGATGGGTTCGGTGATCCTCGACGAAACCGTGTGGTCGTGCACCACCTGCGGCGCCTGTGAAGAGGAATGCCCGGTGATGATCGAGTACGTCAACAAAATGATCGACCTGCGCCGGGGCATGGTGCTGATGGAGTCGCGCTTCCCGAAAGAACTCAACGACGCGTTCAAATCATTGGAGACGCACAGCAACCCGTGGGGATTCCCCGGCACCAGCCGTGCCGACTGGGCGGCGTCGCTCGACGTCCCGCAGTGGGACAAAAACAATCCCACGGAGTACCTGTACTTCCCCGGCTGCAACGGCGCCTTCGACAATCGCGGCAAAACGGTGGCGGCCTCGGTGGTGAAAACACTGAAAGCGGCGGGCGTCTCGTTTTCCATCCTCGGCAATCGCGAAGGCTGCACCGGCGACCCGGCGCGCCGCCTCGGCAACGAGTACCTGTTCGACATGCTGGCCACGCACAACGCGGAGACATTTAAAGAGGAAGGGGTGGTCAAGGTCGTCACGCATTGCCCGCACTGCTTCAACTCGTTCAAAAACGAGTACCCGGAATACGGCGTGCACCTGGAGGTGATCCACCACTCGCAATTGTTCGCCGATCTCCTCAAAAACGGCAGGCTGAAACTGCAACCGACCGATGACAAGGTGGTGTATCACGACTCCTGCTACATGGGGCGGCATAATAAGGAATACGAAGCGCCGCGCCAACTCCTCGCCGCCGCCGTGCTATCGGGATCGCTTAAGGAAGTGGAAACCAGCCGTGAGCGCGGCACTTGTTGCGGTGCGGGCGGGGGACGTTTCCTGCTTGAGGAAAACACCGGCACGCGCATGAGCCACAATCGCGTCGATGAACTCATGCAGACCGAACCGGAGACCATCGCCGTGTCCTGCCCGTTCTGCGTGCTGATGATCGAGGACGCGCTCAAGGCGAAGAACCTGAACGAGAAAGTGCGCGTGCGCGACATCTCGGAGATGATCGTGGAGAAGCAGTGA
- a CDS encoding glutamine--tRNA ligase/YqeY domain fusion protein, translated as MNDSRNPSDTPEEPTQPSHFVRRHIQEDNASGRFGGKVVTRFPPEPNGFLHIGHAKSVCLNFGMALEFGGHCNLRFDDTNPIKEEAAYVESIKKDVRWLGFDWGDKEYYASDNFQQLYDWAVQLIEAGKAYVEDLNADEIREYRGTLSEPGKDSPHRNRTVEENLDLFARMKQGEFDTGAKVLRAKIDMASGNLTLRDPVLYRILKAPHHRTGDAWHIYPMYDWAHGQSDSIEGVTHSICTLEFEDHRPLYDWCLDALDVHHPRQIEFARLNLTHTVLSKRKLLQLVKEGYVDGWDDPRMPTVSGLRRRGYTPESIRDFCERIGVAKSNSTVELGLLEFCLREQLNFIATRVMAVLHPLKVVITNYPEGQVEELQAENNPEDAAAGHRTVPFSRELYIEQEDFMEDPPKKFFRLAPGREVRLKHAYIIKCEEVVKNDKGQVVELRCTYDPETKSGQAADGRKVKGTLHWVSAPHAYDAEVRLYNHLFVHEDPDDIEIPASINPDSLEVLKDCKLESSLKEAKVGDRFQFLRMGYFVVDSKYSQPGRPVFSRTVPLRDTWAKIQKKG; from the coding sequence ATGAACGACTCCCGAAACCCATCTGACACGCCCGAAGAACCCACCCAGCCGTCGCATTTTGTGCGCCGCCATATCCAGGAAGACAACGCCAGCGGCCGCTTCGGCGGCAAGGTCGTCACCCGGTTTCCGCCGGAGCCCAACGGCTTCCTGCACATCGGCCACGCCAAAAGCGTGTGCCTGAACTTCGGCATGGCGCTGGAGTTCGGCGGGCACTGCAACCTGCGTTTCGACGACACCAACCCGATCAAGGAAGAAGCGGCCTATGTCGAGTCGATCAAGAAGGACGTGCGCTGGCTGGGTTTCGACTGGGGCGACAAGGAATACTACGCGTCCGACAACTTCCAGCAATTGTACGACTGGGCGGTGCAACTCATTGAAGCGGGCAAGGCCTACGTCGAGGACCTCAACGCCGACGAGATCCGCGAGTACCGCGGCACGCTCAGCGAACCGGGCAAGGACAGTCCCCACCGCAACCGCACGGTCGAGGAAAACCTCGACCTGTTCGCACGCATGAAGCAGGGCGAGTTCGACACCGGCGCCAAAGTGCTGCGCGCCAAAATCGACATGGCGTCGGGCAACCTGACTCTGCGCGACCCGGTGCTGTATCGCATTCTGAAAGCGCCGCACCACCGCACCGGCGACGCGTGGCACATCTATCCCATGTACGACTGGGCGCACGGGCAGTCGGACTCCATCGAGGGCGTCACACATTCCATCTGCACGCTGGAGTTCGAGGACCATCGTCCGCTGTATGACTGGTGCCTCGATGCGTTGGACGTGCACCATCCCCGGCAGATCGAGTTCGCCAGGCTGAATCTCACGCACACCGTGCTGTCCAAACGCAAACTCCTGCAACTGGTGAAGGAGGGGTACGTCGATGGCTGGGACGATCCCCGCATGCCGACGGTGAGCGGACTCCGCCGGCGCGGCTACACGCCGGAATCGATCCGCGACTTTTGCGAGCGCATCGGCGTCGCCAAATCCAACAGCACCGTGGAGCTGGGCCTGCTCGAGTTCTGCCTGCGCGAACAGTTGAACTTCATCGCCACGCGCGTCATGGCCGTGCTGCATCCCTTGAAAGTGGTCATCACCAATTATCCCGAAGGGCAGGTGGAGGAGTTGCAGGCCGAGAACAACCCCGAAGACGCGGCGGCGGGCCACCGCACGGTGCCGTTCAGCCGTGAGTTGTACATCGAGCAGGAAGACTTCATGGAAGACCCGCCGAAAAAATTCTTCCGTCTTGCGCCGGGCCGCGAGGTGCGCCTCAAGCACGCCTACATCATCAAGTGCGAGGAAGTGGTGAAAAATGACAAGGGCCAGGTGGTGGAGCTGCGTTGCACGTACGATCCGGAGACGAAGAGTGGTCAGGCCGCCGATGGGCGCAAGGTGAAGGGGACGCTGCACTGGGTGTCCGCCCCGCACGCGTACGACGCTGAAGTGCGGCTGTACAATCATTTGTTTGTGCACGAGGACCCCGACGACATCGAGATCCCCGCCAGCATCAACCCCGATTCCCTGGAAGTGCTCAAAGACTGCAAGCTGGAATCCAGCTTGAAAGAAGCGAAGGTTGGCGACCGCTTCCAGTTTTTACGCATGGGGTATTTCGTGGTGGACAGCAAGTATTCCCAGCCCGGTCGGCCCGTGTTCAGCCGCACCGTCCCCCTCCGCGACACCTGGGCGAAGATTCAGAAGAAGGGGTGA